TGCAGGAACACCAGCGCCGGCCCCCGGCCCGCGTGCTCGCCTGTGAGAGTCCACTGCCCCTGCGTGACTTCGAAGCGCTCGTGTATCGGCATGGGCTCAACTTAGCGACAGGCTGCGATGACCCGGAAAATACAGCAGACCTCTCCTCTGTTGCCTGGACGCTTCACCAAGGGAGTTCACGACATGAAGAAGCCAAGCTGGAGCTTTCCGTTGGGAACGATTTCCGCGCTGCTCCTGAGCGTGCCGGGCCTGGCGGGGGCAGCACCCTTCACCGAGAACTGGGCGTCGTATCCGTCACCCTATTTCTACAGCTACGGCGGAGCCGCGAACTCGGCGTCGTCTGTCTCGCAGTCCGGCACGACGGATGGGCGCGCGCTGCGGCTGCGACTGTCGGCCTACCCGGCGGCGGGGGTCGGCGGAGGCATCACCCAGGAGAGCTCGGCGCGCTACAAGTACGGGACGTTCACCACCCGGCTGAAGACCCCGAGCTGCTCGACGCAGCCGAACACGGGCATCGTCACGGGCTTCTTCACGTACTTCAATGACGGCGGCGACTACAACGGCAATGGCCTGCCGGACAACAGCGAGATTGACTTCGAGTGGCTGTGTGCCGAGCCCCAGGTCATCTACCTCACGATGTACACGGACTTCGGGCCCACCGCGCATCGGCGCGTCTCGCGAATCCTCAACCTGGCCACCGGCACCCTCCACTCCACCTGCTACTACGAGAGCTTCAGCGGGCCCTGCCAGCCGCTCGCGGGCAACGAGAACCTGCCCGCGACGATTCCGGCACTGCCGGGGTACAACTCCAGCACGGCGTATTACGAGTATGGCTTCACCTGGACGGCGAGCCGCGTGACGTGGTGGGTGGTCCACCCCACCAGCGGCCAGCGAATCACGCTGTGGGACTACCAGGGGCCGGCCTCGCGCATCCCCGCCAACAGCTCCCACTTCCTGACCAACACCTGGCATACGAATGACTGGACGCCGCCCAGCCGCCCGCTGGCGACCCAGCCGCCGAACTCGACGCGGTATGCCTACGTGGACTGGACGGCGTACGTGCCCTGAGGCCGGCATGCTGGACGACGGCCGCCGGTGGAGGCGTCACCGGGCGGCCCTACGGCCACAGGTTCTGCCACTCGGGGAAGAGCTGTGCGTCCCGCGCCACGCAGGCGTGCGGCTCCGTGGGGCACAGCCCCGTGGTGCTGGTGAAGCGGGTCCACTGCGCGTTCAGCCGCTCGGGCGCCCAGTGTCTGACGGCGTCCGCGTCGCACGCGTCAACGGTGTAGCCGCTGGGGCTCCGGCCGCGGGCCACGAGGCCGCGGTACGTGTCGGCGCCGGGCGCCGTGGTGAGCGGCGGCAGGGACCAGCTTGCGATGGGCCCCACGCCGCCGAGCGCGTCGCAGGGCGAGGCGAGCATGACGACGCGGCGCACGCCGTAGTCCCTGCCGATGACGCCCGCGTGGCCGCCGCCCTGCGAGTGCCCGGAGAGGATGAGCTTCGCCGGGTTGAGCCGGCACGCCACGGTGCAGGTGGGGTTCACGAGGAAGCTGCCCCAGTTGCCGGAAGGGTCCCCCGTGTCGCGCAGGTACACGAGCAGCCGGGTGAGCCGGGGGATGATGGCGTCTTCCCGCGACAGCGAGGTCACCGCGCTGCCGGGCTGAACGTCGCCGGTGATGAGCGTGCGGCGGGTGGCGAGGAAGCAGGCATCATTCACGCCGCAGAGCTGACCGATGGACGGCTGGTTCTGGTACGTGAGCCCGATGGCGCGGTAGCCCTTGGAGGTCGCGCTGGCATACAGGTTGTGGTCGGCGTCCAGGTGCTGCCCGTCGAGATAGGCTTCGGGCCAGCCGCCCGTGCCTGGCAGGAAGACGACGAGCTCCGCCTTCGTCGGCTGCCGGGGACGCATGACGACGTGCGGCTCGGGGTACTTCCCCGAGCCGGGTGTCCCCGCCTCCGCGGGCGTGACGAGCCGGCAGATGGCTCCCGTGGGCCCGGTGCAGGTGCTCACGCCTTGCTCCAGCGTCCCGGCCGGCGGAGCCGTCGCGGGCTCCGGCCCCGCTCCGCACCCCATGACCAGTCCCAGCCCCAGCGCAACGGGGGCACACCACCGCATCCACATGCTCGGCTTGCTCAAAGCAGACGCCTCCTCATGGCCAGCCGGCTCATTCCCGCTGGCGGCCGCCGCTTCCACGGCGCGCTCCGGGCTCCAACACGCTCTATTCGGAATGGTTGCGGGGCAGGTGCAGCAGCTCCAGGGTCTCCATGGCCCGGCGTTCGAAGAAGCGGCTCTCCTGGTGCCGGGCCACCTCCAGCGCCCGGTGGAGGCTGGCGCGTGCCGCGTCTTCGTCACCCCTCCGCCAGAGCAGCTGCCCCTTCAGGTGGTGGAGCTCGGCCTCGACGCTGCGCTCGTCGAGCGCCTCCACCCAGCCCAGGGCCTCGTCCACGGCCTCCAGCCCGGACTCGAGCTCCCCGCACCCCAGGTGCAGGTCGGCCAGCAGGACGAAGCAGTAGGGCATTCCCTTGCGCATCCCCGCGTCGGCCCACTTCTGGATGCACGCGCGCAGCCCTCCGGCCTTCCCCCGCTTCTCCAGGCCCCACACGTGCAGGGCCTCCGCCACTCCGACGCAGCTCGACAGGTTGTAGTGCACCGTCAGCGGAGTCAGCTTCGCGGACAGGGCGTGGGCGCGCTCCAGGTCTCCACACTGCTGGAAGAAGACGCTCGCATAGACGAGCGCGAGGGACTCCGTCATGGGGCAGCGCAGCGTCTCGAGGTGTCGCAAGGCCTGCTCACAGTTGCTCACGGCTTCCGGACAGGGGCCGTCGAGCAGGAGCCGCGCCAGGGCCGGGATGACACACGCCAGCACGCGAGGTGAATAGCAATACACCTTCGACAGCGCCCGCTCCCGCTCGAGGTCGAACTCCGGGCCCAGCAGCTCGCGGGCCCGCTCGAAGTGGTCCAGCGCCGGCCGGAACCGGCCCTGGAGGAACAGGCAGTCGCCCAGCCACAGGCTCCCCACGCCCTGCACTTCCGGGGAGCCCGTGCGCTCGCCCACGTCGACCAGGGCCTTCGCCATGTCGAGCGCGGCCGCGTAGTGGGCCCGCTGGACATGCCAGAAGAAGAGGCCGGAGAGCGCTGGCGGGAGCAGGTCGGCCTCCCCGGTCTGGTGACACAGCTCCCGGGCGTGGAGGAAGAGGTCCTTCACCTCGTCCTGGGTGCTCCGGGTGAGCAGCATCGGCACGCCCATCTCCAGCAGCAGCCGCAGCTCCTCCGCCACACGGGCCGTCCCCGAGGGGAGCTGGGCCAGCGCGTTCCTGGCCTGCTGGTAGTGATGCACGGCCTCCGTGTAGGCCCGGTGCCCCATGGCCAGCCGCCCCGCCTCCTTCCACCAGTGATGGGCCTGGGCCCACTCCCGCGCCTGGGTGAAGTGGTGGGCCACCCATTCCGGAGGGAACCCGGAGGGCTCCGCGACGTGCTCGGCCAGGTGCCAGGCGATGCGCTGGTGGACCCTGCGCCGCTCGGGAGGGGGCAGCGACTCGCGCGCCTGCTCCTGCAACAGGGCATGGCGGAACTCGTACCGCGCCTCCCGTGCCGCGTCATTCCTCCGGAGGAGCCCGGCGGCCACCAGCGCCTCGAGTCCGGGACGCAGCGCCTCGGCCGGCTCCTCCACGCAGGCGGCGAGCAGGGACGGGGAGAAGCCACCGCCGAGGATGGCGCAGCGCCGGGCCAGGTCCCGCTGCTCGCGGGGAAGTGAGTCCAGCCGGGCCTGCAGCAGGGCCTGCAGGGGAATGGGAATGGCCGGGGCGTTCGCGTGGCCTCGGGCAGTCGCGGCCTCGCTCAGGAACATGCGGGCCATCTCCTCGATGAAGAGCGGGTTGCCGTCGGTCTTCTCGCGCAGGTGCCGGAGCTTGTCCTCGGAGAGGTGCTGGCCGCGCGTCACCTCGGCCACCAGGGCCGTGGTGTGCTCCACCGACAGGCGCGGCAGGACGAGCCTGTGGAACCCGGACGCGGTGGCGAGGGGCAGCTGGAGCTCGGGACGGGCGGTGAGCAGCACGCAGAGCCGGGCCGACCGCGTCCGGGCGAGCAGGTACCTCAGCAGGTCCAGGGTGGAGGGGTCCGCCCAGTGGAGGTCCTCGATGATGAGCAGCGCCGGGCGGGCCG
Above is a window of Pyxidicoccus xibeiensis DNA encoding:
- a CDS encoding glycoside hydrolase family 16 protein; the protein is MKKPSWSFPLGTISALLLSVPGLAGAAPFTENWASYPSPYFYSYGGAANSASSVSQSGTTDGRALRLRLSAYPAAGVGGGITQESSARYKYGTFTTRLKTPSCSTQPNTGIVTGFFTYFNDGGDYNGNGLPDNSEIDFEWLCAEPQVIYLTMYTDFGPTAHRRVSRILNLATGTLHSTCYYESFSGPCQPLAGNENLPATIPALPGYNSSTAYYEYGFTWTASRVTWWVVHPTSGQRITLWDYQGPASRIPANSSHFLTNTWHTNDWTPPSRPLATQPPNSTRYAYVDWTAYVP